The Anaerolineales bacterium DNA segment TCCGCGGATGCGGATGACCTCAGCGCGAAGCCCAGGCAGGCTGCGGCCGCCAGGGCATACGCCGCCGGCGGGTAGAGCCGTCGCCGCAGCCTGGAAGCGATACCGTCCGATGGATTGTTCATCAGCGTCCTCCCCAAACGAGTCGAGGAACAGACGGGGGCCGGGCCGGGAATTGCACGGGCGGCGTTTGCCGCTCCGGCCGCCGGACCGGCCGGGCGGAAAGGACGCTTCGAGTATAGCGCAATTTTTCGGAACGGTTCCGCGCCGTCGCTCCGCCGGCGGTGAGCGCGCCCCAACGGTGCACTGTTTTATATATCCCCGTCTATTCCGCTTATTTTTCTTTTGTACAAAGCCATGACGGCCATCTCCTCCCCCGCCTTCCCGTATCACGGGAAGGCGGGGGAGGGTAGGGAGGGGAAGGATGGGATGGCTACCCGGCGGCCTCCCGCAGGAAGGGCATATGGCCGATAGAGTGATCAGGCGGGGGAGGGCAGGGAGGGGAAGGATGGGATAACGGCCGCCGATCAGAAGCCGAACAGGATCACCCCGCCGAGGTAGGATGCCAGGTTCGCGGTGAAGGAAAGCAGCAGAGCTTGGCGGAAGCGCAGGGGAAGCACAATCCGGCACCAAAGCGCCTCGACGGCGATGGTTAATCCGAGAAAAAGAAAATAGTGGGTCCGGAAAAATTCATACTGAGAGTATTCCGAGCCTGGCACGGGGTTGGCCAGGAAACGCTGGACCATGGTGAAGAGGGCGAAGAAATGAACGCAAGCGCGCGCGGAAATTTTTTACCGTGTGCGGGAATTTGTGAAGCGAAGCCGTGATTCGGATTGCTGAGCGTTCGCCCCCCCCCCGTCGTTTTATTCGTCCCCTCGGCGCAGCAACAGCGCCGGGATCAATCCCGCGGCGGCGACCGAGAGCGCGATCCAGGCCATCTCGGCCGTCACCCGCGTCACCGTCTGCAGGCCCGCTTCGAGGGTCCGCGCCAGGTCGGTGAGCGGCACGCCCTCCAGCAGCGCGGCGCTGATCTCCGCCGTGCGCCGCAGGCCGTAGGTCGTCAGCAGGCTGACGCTCAGGCTCATCCCGATCAGCCGCAGGATGATCACCGCCGCGGCGGCGATCCCGCGCTGGGATTCGTCCGCGCCGTTGATCACCGCCGTCCCGACCGGCGCGATTGTCAGACCGAGTCCGATTCCCGCCAGCGCGAGCCCGGCCGCCATGTGCAGGGTCCCGGCGAGAGTGGCCGCATCCGGCATGGCGCCGGAGGTGAACAGCGCGACCGCCTGGGCGGCCATCTCCGGCCGCCAGGTCGTCATCAGCCCGAAGCCGAGCGCGGCGGCCGACATCCCGGTCAGCGTGGTGAGCCGGTAGCCGATCCGCGCGGTCAGCAGGCCGCCGGGAATCGCGGCCAGCGCCAGCGGGATGGTGAACGCCGAAAGCAGGTAGCCGCTGACCAGCGCGCCCTGACCGGCACCGCCGGCGCCGGCCAGGTTGATGAACAGCGGCACGCTGACCAGCCCGGCCATCAGGCAGAATCCCACCAGCAGGTTGAGCGCGCCGGAGGCGGAGACGTTGCGGTTGCGGAACAACCGCAGGTCCAGCAGCGGCCGCGGCGCGCGCAGTTCGTGCCATATGAAAACGGCGAAGGCCAGCAGGCCGAGCGCGAGCGGAACGGGCGAGATGCCCGCCTCGGCCGCCGCGCCGGCGCTTGCGTCCCCCGCGGCCAGGCCAAGGTTCAATCCGGCGAGGGTGAGCGTGATCCAAAGCACGCCGATCCAGTCCATCGGGACGCGCTCCCGGACCGCGGGCAACCCCTTGAAGGCCCAGACGGTCAATCCGAAGAGGACCGCGATCAGCGGCAGGTTGATCCAGAACAGCACCGGCCAGGCGAAAAACTGCACCATCACCCCGCCGTAGAGGTGGCCCAGCACCCAGCCGGCGGTGTCGACCGCGCCGATCACCCCGAGCGGCAGGGCGCGGCGCTGCGGAGGGAAGAGGTCGGCCGCCAGCGCCATGCTCACCGGCACCATCGCGCCGGCGCCGAAGGCCTGCACCACGCGGCCAAAGATCAACGCGTAGAGAGCCATCAGGCTGCGGTCGGGGCGCCCGCCGGCGAGCGCGCGCGCAATCCGGTATGCCAACTCCGCCGGCGCGCCAGGCGACGCGGCAACCAGCCACGAGCCGAGGAAGAAGACGATCAGGCACAACAGGTAGACGCGCCGCCGGCCCAACAGATCCGAAACGCGCCCCATGAAGGTCATGCTGACGGCGTAGGCCAGCAGGTACCCGGTCACCGCCCAGGCGGCGTCGTCGAGGCCGGTCTGCAGCGGCACCTCGAGGTCGGCCACCACCGCCGGCAGGACGGCCGAGATGATCGTCAGGTCGAGCGCGCCAAGGAACACCGGCAGGCACACGGCGGCGAGGATCCATGCGGGTCGTTTCATAATCGAAGAATCCTTTTACCGCAAAGACACAAAGATCGCTGAGAAAAGCGTGGAAGATTCAATTTCCATAAAGCCCGCCCCGGCCGATCAATGGGTGGGCCGGGGAGCGCGTGGCCTTTTCCCTCAACCGACCTCGCCTCGCCGCATTATGGGACGGATTCAGCCGCCTTCTCCCAGCGTAAGCTGGGAGAAGGACGGGATGAGGGGCGGACTTACGGCAGTTGCACTTCGATCTCCGCGTCGATGTCGTAGAAATCGATCCGCCAGCCGTTCCCGCCGGGCTCGGCGACGTGGACGCGGGCCGGGACGAAGGCCGCGGCGTCCACCCACACGTCCACCGGATACAGCGTTCCGCTTTGCAGGGTGCCGGCCGTCAGCGCGGCGAGGGCCGCGCCGTCGGCCTCGCCGCGGATGTGAATCGCCGCGACTCCCTCGATGTCCTCGGTGCCGACGCGCTGTGGGTTTTGGATCCCGGTCCGCAGCACCGCGGGCATGCCGTCGGCCTGGAAGATTGACGCCCCGTCAAAGCCCAAACCGTCGGAGGCGGGGACAAGCTGGCGGGTCAGCGGATTCGAAAGGTAGGTTCCTTCCGGCAGCCAGTAGACCTCGATCTGCAGGACGTTGCCGAACAGCATCACTTTGACGTCCGCCCGCACGCGGTCCGGGGCTTGGTAATCCCCGGCCGCTTCGCTGAAGGTCATGCCGGTAGCCGGATCGAGTGTGACCGGCTCGCCCTCGCGGATCAGCAGGAAGCGGGCGCTGTCCATCGCCAGCATCGCGTCGCCGGCTTGGGCAAGGATCTCGGCCGGGGAGGGCGTGGGGGTGAGGGTGACGGTCGGTGTCTTGGTTCGGGTGGGCTGCGAACCCGACCCGGCGGAGGAAGAATCCCGGGCCGTGCAGGCCGCCGCGAAAACCGCCAGGAGAAACAAGACTGCGAGGGCTTTTCTCATTCCGCATTCTCCTTCCCGCCCGGGGGCGGACGCGGGAGGATTGTATCAGCGATCGGCCGATCGGATTCCGCCGCCGCGCCGCGGGCCAGGCGCCCCGCTTTCCGCCGACCGGATCAATCGCCGCGGGCCGGAGGAAGATTCGGCGGATTGCTCCAATCGACCGGACCGTGTTCGAACCGGTACCGGAGGCGCGGGAGGACGATCCGCTTCCAAGCCCGCTGGAAATGTTCATACGCGGCGTCCCATCCGTCGCCTTCGCCCCAGCCGTCATGGCGCAGGGTCACGCGGGTTTCGGAAGCCCCCAGCTTTTCCAGCCGGACGGTCACGTGCGTCCGCTGCGTGCGGATCTCCGGCAATTCGGGAGGCGCGTTCCAGGTGAAGGACAGCATCGCCGGCGGTTGCACGGCGAGCAGGACGGCCCCTTCGGAGCCCCGTTTCCCGGGGGCGGCCTCCGGGTCGAAAATCATCTCGTATTTCCCCCCGGAACGAAGGTCGATTTCGCAGCGCGGGGCGAAAAACGATTCCGCGCCCGCTTTCGTCGTCCAGGCGCGCCAAACCTCCTCGATGGAAGCGGGCACGGTCGCTTCGCCTTCCACGGTGCGGTCACGCCGTCCGATCGGCATCCGTCGCTCCTTTCCTTGCGGGCGATACCTCCATGGCCGGGGCTGGTGTCGCTCCGGACGCGGCGAGCCCCCGCTCACAGCCTGCATCCTTTGAAAACCCGGCTCCAATCGCCGGAGAATTCCTCATTGATCACCAGGCAGATATCGACCCCGTACGGCTTCTTGAGGTAAAGCCAAATATTGGAAAACGCGGAATCCGACAGGGCTTCCGGAAAGAGTCGGCGGAAATCGCCGAAGGGGGCATTCAAGCAGAGGTCGATTTGAAGGAGCGGGATGGAGGCGACGTCGAAGGAAACCAGCTCGAACTTCGGCCGGCGGAGGATGGAATAATCGATCGGCGCGCATCCGGCCGTCTCCTCCGGATTCCCCGGAAGGATGAAATCCCATGGTGCGCCGCTGGGGTATCGGTGATACAGGCATTCCCCGCGAAGGGCCTCCCGCAACTCCCGGATCCCGGGATGCAAATCCGGTCCGAACCAGGGCAGGTTGAAGCCGATGTGGTCGGCTTGAAGGATTTTCCATCCGCGCTCGGATAATCTTTGGGAAACCCCTTCCACGGAAATGTGTCGGTAGGGCCGGGGATTCTTTTTCTCGGCGCCGGTGATGTTTTCGATCGGAACGGACCGGCGGACACCCGAAAGCGAAAAAACGGCCCGAACGGTTTCGGCGGGCGCGGTGAATTCGATGGAAAGGAGCGGGAAGAAAGAAGTATCGGAGGCCGGTAGGTCGAGTCGGCGCTCAGCGGACTTCCCGAGCGGAGCAAGAAAATTCAACAGGCGCCCGTGGAAATCCGGGTGCCTTTCGGGCAGCTGCAGGCAGATTCGTTCCAGCATGCGGGGCGTCTCATTCTATGAACCCTTGCATCGCCTCGACGATCTTGCTTAATGCTTCCATCGTCCCCGGGATGTCTCCGGTGATTTCCAATCCGTGATGCACCTTCTCCAGCACCAGGGTGTCTCCCTGGGTGGCGTTGACCAGATCCTCCAGCACAGCCGGCTGGTAGAAATCGTCCGCGGTGCCGATGATGAACAGCGACCGCGGGCGGTACTTGCGGATCTGTGCGCACAGCCACTCGCTGGACAGGACCGGCGTGGACCAAACGCAAGCGGCCGCCGCGAAGGCCGGATCCTCCAACAAATGTCCCAGCGCAAGAGTCCCCAGGGATTTCCCGATCACCGTCAGCTTTTGATATTTGCGTCGCCGCATCCCCGCGGCGCATGCGGCGCGCGCGTCGGCGGCGAGCCATTTGGCCTGCTCCTCCTGCGGCCGCTGCCGGAAATCGGTTTTCGGGTAGGCGTACTCCACCCGCAGTACGTCCGCGCCGCGCTGCTGCAGGATCAGGCCGGCGTAATGCAGGTCCGGCATGTCGACCGTGTGCCGGTATCCGGGGAGGATGATCCCTAGATGATCCGTCTCCCCGGGGTGGACGATCATCGAGGCCGGCACAGGCCGGCGGTCGTATCCGAGGACGTCCAAGGAAACGATTTCCATGCGGTTTCTCCGTGCGCCGAAATGACAGCCGCGATCGACGGCCGCGCGGGAACGGGGCGCGGCCGGATCAGGCGTCCAGGAAGATCCACCCGATCATACAGCCGGTGAGGAAAAGGTGAAACGCCGCGGCCGGCAGGATTTGCTTGGCCGTTTTCCAGGGATTTCGCGGCGGGAGGGCGTGCGTCTCTGGAAGCTTCCGCTTCACGAGGCAACGGAACTCCGACCAATCCGCTTCGGACGCGAAATGGGATTTTGGGAAAAGCACCGTCTGGCCGGATTCGTGGACCAGAAGAATCAAATCCCCGCTTTCCCCGAAGCCTCCGTATCCGGACCACTCCGAACGAACCGTTTCCCCCTCGACGGCGGTCTCGATAAAATCTTCGGAGGCCGTTCCCCGACGGTGTTTTTTCACCCTGGGATTCTGATTCCACGCTTCGTGGGCGCGGTTCAGCCATTGAACGCCTTGGCGGGTGAGGATCAATCCGGGCAGGAGCGCGATGGCCGCCACGGCGAGGTAGATCCAATCGCCAAGGATTTTGTATCCGGCGAGGGAGGCCAGGAAAAGCGCCAGGTAGTCGATTCCGAATCCGAGCCACAAAAAGGCGGGGCTGGGCGCCCCGGGCCGGCTTCCGGTTTTCGGCGATTCGATGAACTTGGCGGCGGCGAAGAACTCTTCCTGCGAAAACGAACCGGCGAACGCAATCTGCACGGCGGTGCCTTTCCCGGCGCTTCCATTCCGGCGGCCGAATCGATGGCGGAAGCCCCGCAAGGGTTTCGGCGGTTTTTAATATTGTATCCGCGATTCCGAAACGCATGGCCGCCGCAAGCGGGTGCGCAACGGGGAGGCGGGCGGTGGTTTTCTCGCAGGGCTATGGGAAATCTTTCCCGATCATTACGGCGCGGCCCCGGGATGGCAGGCACCCGGGCGCATGACCACGGATGCGGTGAACGGAAAGAGGCTTTGCGCCACGGCCGAAAGCGCGTCATCCGCCCGGCCGGCGCACGCCGAATCCACCGGATCAATCCGGATGTGGAGGATTGCCGGGGTCGGCTACGGTTGGCAGGCTCATCCGGGTTGGGCGTTTGACCGGCGGGGAGCGGTGCACAGGGGTTGATTCTGATCAATGAAGACGTATCAGGCGTTCGGCTGGAATGGTTCCGGCGCCGGCAGCGGCGGGGCTTCCACCACCGGCAGGTCCGCCGCCGAGCCCTCGACGGCCAGCACTTCGTCCGAAAGCCAGCAGTGCGCAGCGCCGGCGGGAACCAGGATCCACCACCACCTTGGCATCCGATCGTTCCGCCCTTCCAGGTTAACCACCGAGCCCTCCTGCAGAACGGTGAAGATGTCGTACGCCGTTCCCGGTCCGATGCGGCAGTTGGCGGTCACGA contains these protein-coding regions:
- a CDS encoding MFS transporter; the protein is MKRPAWILAAVCLPVFLGALDLTIISAVLPAVVADLEVPLQTGLDDAAWAVTGYLLAYAVSMTFMGRVSDLLGRRRVYLLCLIVFFLGSWLVAASPGAPAELAYRIARALAGGRPDRSLMALYALIFGRVVQAFGAGAMVPVSMALAADLFPPQRRALPLGVIGAVDTAGWVLGHLYGGVMVQFFAWPVLFWINLPLIAVLFGLTVWAFKGLPAVRERVPMDWIGVLWITLTLAGLNLGLAAGDASAGAAAEAGISPVPLALGLLAFAVFIWHELRAPRPLLDLRLFRNRNVSASGALNLLVGFCLMAGLVSVPLFINLAGAGGAGQGALVSGYLLSAFTIPLALAAIPGGLLTARIGYRLTTLTGMSAAALGFGLMTTWRPEMAAQAVALFTSGAMPDAATLAGTLHMAAGLALAGIGLGLTIAPVGTAVINGADESQRGIAAAAVIILRLIGMSLSVSLLTTYGLRRTAEISAALLEGVPLTDLARTLEAGLQTVTRVTAEMAWIALSVAAAGLIPALLLRRGDE
- a CDS encoding LppX_LprAFG lipoprotein → MRKALAVLFLLAVFAAACTARDSSSAGSGSQPTRTKTPTVTLTPTPSPAEILAQAGDAMLAMDSARFLLIREGEPVTLDPATGMTFSEAAGDYQAPDRVRADVKVMLFGNVLQIEVYWLPEGTYLSNPLTRQLVPASDGLGFDGASIFQADGMPAVLRTGIQNPQRVGTEDIEGVAAIHIRGEADGAALAALTAGTLQSGTLYPVDVWVDAAAFVPARVHVAEPGGNGWRIDFYDIDAEIEVQLP
- a CDS encoding SRPBCC domain-containing protein, whose protein sequence is MPIGRRDRTVEGEATVPASIEEVWRAWTTKAGAESFFAPRCEIDLRSGGKYEMIFDPEAAPGKRGSEGAVLLAVQPPAMLSFTWNAPPELPEIRTQRTHVTVRLEKLGASETRVTLRHDGWGEGDGWDAAYEHFQRAWKRIVLPRLRYRFEHGPVDWSNPPNLPPARGD
- a CDS encoding YcxB family protein, with amino-acid sequence MQIAFAGSFSQEEFFAAAKFIESPKTGSRPGAPSPAFLWLGFGIDYLALFLASLAGYKILGDWIYLAVAAIALLPGLILTRQGVQWLNRAHEAWNQNPRVKKHRRGTASEDFIETAVEGETVRSEWSGYGGFGESGDLILLVHESGQTVLFPKSHFASEADWSEFRCLVKRKLPETHALPPRNPWKTAKQILPAAAFHLFLTGCMIGWIFLDA